One genomic region from Clostridium saccharobutylicum DSM 13864 encodes:
- a CDS encoding ATP-binding cassette domain-containing protein, producing MCLLELKNINKYYKISGSNKFHVIKDVNVSFNKGELVSIIGESGSGKSTLMNLIGGLDSNYSGELLVNGKDISKLRKKELDTYRKSKVGFVFQSFNLISHLSILDNVTIAMTLSNVKKKARIKRAKEILSELGLENQINKKPSQLSGGQKQRVAIARALINNPEIIIADEPTGSLDSKTTMQVLEILRNIAEKGKLVIMVTHSEKVASCSSRVVKIADGKIISDDEIFKFENTYNLEDSSSNQKRFKFFGIRGKNLGIISAVKLALKNMKEKFARNIFLSIGGSIGIMSVILMLSLGNGVKTYFNTMMNSHVNPLVIEVNMPSEEDDKTIDLDVAKIQKPEINKEKSFEDTDIQKLSQIENVSQIEKGYTLISMGSNSLSYNGKGSNLIRLSTISSNITESNIQEGSLPKEGEILINKAVSDKLGGDVVGQKVTLNLLLNQKTVKAEFVVSGIENASGDLSSIIKSVFLNYSDLEKIYSENNSALKPNVMYINTTSEKYTPAIKEKVKEFGYSGSSQEQMTSMFNEMINITTYALSGIAAISLIVSAIMIIVVMYISVVERTKEIGIIKAIGARRKDIRRIFVCEAFLIGVFSGVIGLVFSYAVMNGINTMSNKLFNINVVIIKNSYAAFGVGVSIIISILSGILPANKASKLDPVESLRRE from the coding sequence ATGTGTTTATTAGAATTAAAAAATATTAATAAGTATTATAAAATAAGTGGCAGCAATAAGTTTCATGTTATAAAGGATGTCAATGTATCTTTTAATAAGGGAGAATTAGTATCTATAATTGGTGAATCAGGAAGTGGAAAATCTACTTTAATGAATTTAATTGGTGGATTGGATTCGAACTATTCAGGAGAATTACTTGTAAATGGAAAAGATATTAGTAAACTTAGAAAAAAAGAATTGGATACTTACAGAAAGAGTAAAGTTGGATTTGTTTTTCAAAGTTTTAATTTGATTTCACATTTATCAATTTTAGATAATGTGACAATTGCGATGACTTTATCTAATGTAAAGAAGAAAGCAAGAATTAAGCGTGCAAAAGAAATATTAAGTGAACTTGGTTTAGAAAATCAAATAAATAAAAAGCCTAGTCAATTATCTGGGGGTCAAAAACAAAGAGTTGCTATTGCAAGAGCTTTGATTAATAATCCGGAAATAATAATTGCAGACGAACCTACAGGAAGCTTAGATTCAAAAACTACAATGCAGGTTTTAGAAATATTAAGAAACATAGCTGAAAAAGGAAAGCTTGTAATTATGGTTACTCACTCTGAAAAAGTAGCATCATGTTCAAGTAGAGTAGTCAAAATAGCTGATGGTAAAATTATTTCGGACGATGAAATTTTTAAATTTGAAAATACATATAATCTAGAAGATTCATCTAGTAATCAAAAAAGATTTAAGTTCTTTGGTATAAGAGGAAAGAATTTAGGTATAATATCTGCAGTAAAATTAGCTTTAAAAAATATGAAAGAAAAGTTTGCACGTAATATATTTCTTTCTATAGGTGGCAGCATAGGAATAATGAGCGTTATTTTGATGTTATCTTTAGGTAATGGAGTTAAAACATATTTTAATACAATGATGAATAGTCATGTTAATCCTTTAGTAATTGAAGTTAATATGCCTAGTGAAGAAGATGATAAGACAATAGATTTAGATGTTGCTAAAATACAAAAACCAGAGATAAATAAAGAGAAGTCATTTGAAGATACGGATATTCAAAAGTTATCTCAAATAGAAAATGTATCTCAAATAGAAAAGGGATATACATTGATTTCAATGGGTTCAAATTCATTAAGTTATAATGGAAAAGGATCAAATTTAATAAGACTTTCAACAATATCATCAAATATAACGGAATCAAACATTCAAGAAGGAAGTTTACCTAAAGAAGGTGAAATATTAATAAATAAAGCTGTAAGTGATAAACTTGGTGGAGATGTTGTTGGGCAGAAAGTAACCTTAAATCTTTTGTTAAATCAAAAAACTGTAAAAGCAGAATTTGTTGTAAGTGGAATTGAGAATGCTAGCGGAGATTTATCATCAATAATTAAATCAGTTTTCTTAAATTATTCTGATTTAGAAAAAATCTATTCAGAAAATAATAGTGCCTTAAAACCAAATGTAATGTATATTAATACAACTAGTGAAAAATATACACCTGCAATTAAAGAAAAGGTTAAAGAATTTGGATATTCAGGATCTTCACAAGAGCAAATGACCTCAATGTTTAATGAAATGATAAATATCACAACATATGCATTATCAGGAATAGCGGCAATATCATTAATAGTATCAGCAATTATGATAATTGTTGTTATGTATATTAGTGTTGTTGAGAGAACAAAAGAAATAGGAATAATTAAGGCAATTGGTGCGAGACGAAAAGATATAAGAAGAATTTTTGTTTGTGAAGCATTTTTAATTGGAGTTTTTAGTGGTGTAATTGGCCTTGTTTTCTCATATGCAGTAATGAATGGTATTAATACTATGTCGAATAAACTGTTTAATATTAATGTAGTTATAATAAAGAATTCTTATGCAGCCTTTGGAGTAGGAGTAAGTATTATCATAAGCATATTATCAGGAATATTACCTGCTAATAAGGCATCTAAATTGGATCCGGTAGAATCTTTAAGAAGAGAATAA
- a CDS encoding N-acetylmuramoyl-L-alanine amidase family protein: MRSFKIKKLVAAALATLTIGSVFQTGAYASWKQDWQNNWSWSESGRNAVGWKQVDGTWYNFDSAGKMKTGWANDNGTWYYLQSSGAMKTGWVNDNGTWYYLQSSGAMKTGWANDNGTWYYLQSSGAMKTGWANDNGIWYYLQSSGAMKTGWANDNGTWYYLQSSGAMKTGWMNNNGTWYYLQSSGAMKTGWINDNGTWYFADVSGAMKTGVIEVDGKVYCLAQSGAMQTGNVVINGVTYTFDASGAAIGNNIPTPTLTFTSSGTIITKSNDGNSSGDENTSNSGGSSSGSGGSSSSGSGHSSSGGNSSNGGSTASKTFQDIIDSQYSVDTQITFNDYKADGVIKPKLNFTPGTETVTINGEECIVKKDIYVTLNGMDAYISGDLQNGYTVTGSGDFNVRASISVFSKTTGKLYYVTPKTYTITV; encoded by the coding sequence ATGAGAAGTTTTAAAATTAAAAAATTAGTTGCAGCAGCACTTGCAACTTTAACAATAGGTTCTGTATTTCAAACAGGTGCATATGCTAGTTGGAAACAAGACTGGCAAAATAATTGGAGTTGGAGTGAAAGTGGCAGAAATGCTGTAGGTTGGAAGCAAGTTGATGGGACTTGGTATAACTTTGATTCAGCTGGAAAGATGAAGACAGGCTGGGCAAATGATAATGGAACATGGTATTATTTACAATCATCAGGAGCTATGAAAACAGGTTGGGTGAATGATAATGGAACATGGTACTATCTACAATCATCAGGAGCAATGAAGACAGGCTGGGCAAATGATAATGGAACATGGTATTATTTGCAATCATCAGGAGCGATGAAGACGGGTTGGGCAAATGATAATGGAATATGGTATTATCTACAATCATCAGGAGCGATGAAGACAGGTTGGGCAAATGATAATGGAACATGGTATTATTTACAATCATCAGGAGCAATGAAGACAGGCTGGATGAATAATAATGGAACATGGTACTATCTACAATCATCAGGAGCTATGAAAACAGGTTGGATTAACGATAATGGAACATGGTACTTTGCAGATGTATCAGGAGCAATGAAAACAGGTGTAATTGAAGTAGATGGAAAAGTATATTGCTTAGCACAATCAGGAGCAATGCAAACAGGTAACGTTGTTATCAACGGTGTAACTTATACTTTTGATGCAAGTGGAGCAGCGATAGGTAATAATATACCTACTCCAACTTTAACATTTACATCTTCTGGAACTATAATAACTAAGAGCAATGATGGAAACTCATCAGGAGATGAAAATACGTCAAATAGTGGTGGAAGTTCATCAGGTAGCGGAGGCTCATCTTCATCTGGTAGTGGACATTCTTCAAGTGGTGGAAATTCATCAAATGGTGGAAGTACAGCATCAAAGACTTTCCAAGATATTATAGATAGCCAATATAGTGTAGATACGCAAATTACATTTAATGATTATAAAGCAGATGGAGTTATAAAACCTAAATTAAACTTTACTCCAGGTACAGAAACTGTAACAATAAATGGAGAAGAATGTATTGTTAAAAAAGATATTTATGTTACATTAAATGGAATGGATGCTTATATATCAGGAGATTTACAAAATGGATATACAGTTACAGGCAGTGGAGATTTTAATGTAAGAGCGTCTATATCTGTATTTTCAAAGACTACAGGAAAATTATATTATGTAACACCTAAAACATATACAATTACAGTATAA
- a CDS encoding VanZ family protein: MKKIVILLCIFWIGFIFYMSSNNGEISHEQSTKVVDLIENKAASQNSNVTTNTNKNTVQTQQLKDNKLDHIVRKNAHAFMYMVLAILVSGMFFRFNKKGKGIIIYILFICLFYAVTDEFHQSFVPGRTSLVSDILVDFGGALIGLTLFYLMYYKIYPRFISNKK, encoded by the coding sequence GTGAAAAAGATTGTTATACTTTTATGCATATTTTGGATTGGATTTATATTTTATATGTCAAGTAATAATGGAGAAATCTCACATGAACAAAGCACAAAAGTAGTTGATTTAATTGAAAATAAAGCGGCAAGTCAAAATTCTAATGTAACTACTAACACTAATAAAAATACTGTTCAGACACAGCAATTAAAAGATAATAAATTAGATCATATAGTTAGAAAGAATGCTCATGCATTTATGTATATGGTATTAGCTATTTTAGTAAGCGGTATGTTTTTTAGATTTAATAAAAAGGGTAAAGGTATAATAATTTACATATTATTTATATGCTTATTCTATGCTGTAACTGACGAGTTCCATCAATCATTTGTACCAGGTAGAACATCATTAGTTAGTGATATTCTAGTAGATTTCGGAGGAGCTTTAATAGGACTGACTTTATTTTATTTAATGTATTACAAAATCTATCCAAGATTTATATCTAATAAAAAATAG
- a CDS encoding HI0074 family nucleotidyltransferase substrate-binding subunit: MRSIDFKYMNLKKAYDRLVEVSKLYDGKNDIIRDSLIQRFEFTYELTHKALREFMKYLGVTLENSFPRTIYKKAYVNNLISDDKVWISLLEDRNSTSHIYNENLANEIANRIVNEYVKAIGELVENLGNLI; the protein is encoded by the coding sequence ATGAGAAGCATTGATTTCAAATATATGAACTTAAAAAAAGCTTATGACAGACTTGTTGAAGTAAGTAAGCTATATGATGGAAAGAACGATATAATAAGAGACAGCTTAATCCAAAGATTTGAATTTACATATGAGCTTACTCATAAAGCACTCAGAGAATTTATGAAATATTTAGGCGTAACTCTTGAAAATTCATTTCCACGTACAATATACAAAAAAGCATATGTAAATAATTTAATATCTGATGATAAAGTTTGGATTAGTTTATTAGAAGATAGAAATTCTACATCACATATATATAATGAAAATTTAGCAAATGAAATTGCAAATAGAATAGTAAATGAATATGTTAAGGCAATAGGAGAGTTAGTTGAGAATTTAGGAAATTTAATATAA
- a CDS encoding nucleotidyltransferase domain-containing protein: protein MINLNLEQKIVDEIVIICHKYEYISKVILFGSRARGDNSFKSDIDLAVYCDNSIADFIEDVEMNTTTLLEFDFSDMKDIHDYLFIDQVKKEGVVIYEKH, encoded by the coding sequence GTGATAAATTTGAATTTAGAACAAAAGATTGTTGATGAAATAGTGATTATATGTCATAAATATGAATATATTAGTAAAGTCATTCTTTTTGGATCAAGAGCACGAGGTGATAATTCATTTAAAAGTGATATTGATTTAGCTGTATATTGTGACAACTCAATAGCAGATTTTATTGAAGATGTTGAGATGAATACTACAACTTTATTAGAGTTTGATTTTTCAGATATGAAAGATATACATGATTACTTATTTATAGATCAAGTAAAAAAAGAAGGAGTAGTTATTTATGAGAAGCATTGA
- the galU gene encoding UTP--glucose-1-phosphate uridylyltransferase GalU, with amino-acid sequence MANKIRKAIIPAAGLGTRFLPATKAQPKEMLPIVDKPTIQYIIEEAIQSGIEEILIITGRNKKCIEDHFDKSVELEMELAKNNKDELLELVQDISDMVDIHYIRQKEPKGLGHAIHCAKSFVGNEPFAILLGDDIVYNEEKPCLKQLIDCYDEYKTTILGVQNVAPQNVSKYGIVDGIEIEDRVCKVKSLVEKPKTEDAPSNIAILGRYIVTPKIFEILEETKPGKGNEIQLTDALLELAKNEAMYAYNFEGRRYDVGDKLGFLEATVEYALRKPELKDDFMEYLKNII; translated from the coding sequence ATGGCAAATAAAATAAGAAAAGCAATAATTCCAGCAGCAGGTCTTGGTACAAGATTCTTACCTGCAACTAAAGCTCAACCAAAGGAAATGCTACCTATAGTTGATAAACCTACTATTCAATATATTATAGAGGAAGCTATTCAGTCAGGAATTGAAGAGATTCTTATTATTACTGGAAGAAATAAGAAGTGCATAGAAGACCATTTTGATAAATCTGTTGAACTAGAGATGGAGCTTGCAAAGAATAATAAAGATGAATTATTAGAATTGGTTCAAGACATATCAGATATGGTTGATATTCATTATATAAGACAAAAGGAACCTAAGGGATTAGGCCATGCTATTCATTGCGCTAAGAGTTTTGTTGGGAATGAACCATTTGCAATTCTTCTTGGAGATGATATTGTATATAATGAAGAGAAACCTTGCTTAAAGCAACTTATTGATTGTTATGATGAATATAAGACAACTATATTAGGAGTTCAAAATGTTGCTCCTCAAAATGTATCTAAATATGGTATAGTTGATGGAATTGAGATAGAAGATAGAGTATGTAAAGTTAAGAGCTTAGTTGAAAAACCAAAAACTGAAGATGCACCATCTAACATTGCAATACTTGGTAGATATATAGTAACGCCTAAAATATTTGAAATATTAGAGGAAACTAAGCCAGGTAAAGGTAATGAAATTCAACTTACTGATGCATTATTAGAACTTGCTAAAAATGAAGCTATGTATGCTTATAACTTTGAAGGCAGAAGATACGATGTTGGAGATAAATTAGGATTTTTAGAAGCAACAGTAGAGTATGCTTTAAGAAAGCCTGAACTTAAAGATGATTTTATGGAGTATTTAAAAAATATAATATAA